CCTCACTTTGGAATCTATCCTGGGGGACAAATGCCTCTACAAATGGAGTGGAGAAGACAGTTTTAAAGAGGAAGATAATATAGGTAAAATCTGGAGTtttatgagagaaagaaagaggtagAAGAGAAAAGTTCAAGCTCAACCAGGGTCATCAGGTGGCACAACGCGGTCAATGCCTGCAAACCCAGAGGTAAGTATTATTCTCCCTGTTTACAGTTCCACGGAGGAGAGGTGACTTGCCTGTGGTCATACAACAGAGCAAAGAAAAGGCTTGGACTAGAACTCAGGCCTTTGTTAGGTCTCTCCTTCCTTCTAGCATATTGGCAGATTGCATGAGGAAAGTAGAGGTATAATTGAGTTCATGTACAACAATATGGCATTCAGATAAAGTGAATCAGGGCAGAAGTTTTATGATTTAGGGAAGGTGTAAGACAGGAAAAGATCTTTGTTCCCAATTAAGAAAGATATTCCTTGACCATCAGTTAGAGATTCTCCCAAGTCCCTCTTTGCTGTAAGTCACTGAAACAGATCCGAGGCAGGGCCTCCGTGAGTCAGGAGCACTTAACCCAGTGGAGAGATTTCAGcacaggatatttcctattcTGAGTATCCTGCACATGCCAGTCGTGGATAAATTTGCATTTGGCTTAAGAAATTGCTGGATCAGCATTGTTTTGGGTAGTTTCACTTCCTGCTGGGTGAGGTAGCAGGCTCTATAAAGAGATCTTCTGCTGCACGACTCCTAAACCCCTGGTACCTGAGCACCGATCTGCCTTGGAGAACCCGGTGAGTCTGCTTCCTTGAGTTCCTCTCTTCTTTGTGCCCTGAAATGTTGAGTTTAATCTGAATATAGCACGTTTGGTGGATCTAATCCTATGAATGTTGACTTGATGTTACTTAGTGGATGAAAATTTAGGGTTAGAGCACAATGATATGCTATTTTAGCTTTCTTTTGTTATACAGGTAGGTATCCATATGGACAGAGAAGTTAAGGGGTAACCTTtgatatgaagaagaaaaaagagcaaggatttttctttattctctgtcTTTCCAGTGTCCTTTACAAAGGTTTGTGTCTTAGCAGGTGTGAGAGACTACAGTTCTCCCTGAGCAGCCCTTTGCTCTATGCCCAAGTCAGCCCACTGGGACTTTATAACAGATAATGATGAAAGGAATAGCCTATTAGATTGCCCAGCGGTCTGAACTTGTGACCACCTTTCTTGAATTGGTTGTTTTCAGGGAAATAACATGCTTGATTCTTTATAACAGAgataatttatttggaaaaattgtATGAGAAAACACAGGATTTCCCAGGGACAATGAAGCAATTTGTTAAAGTGGAAGCGAGAAACCAGAAAGTCGTGAAAAGGGAATTAAGAATTCAAATAATTTCTTAGAGATTGGATACATTACATTCCATGGTATTACACAAGCTTTGGCTTCTCTCTCTGGAGGAGTCCCTTCCCACAAACACTGTCATATCATTTCTTTCAGATTCTGAGACTCCAGCAGGATGTCTTACCAACAGCAGCAGTGCAAGCAGCCCTGCCAGCCACCTCCTGTGTGCCCCATGCCAAAGTGCCCAGAGCCATGTCCACCCCCGAAGTGCCCTGAGCCCTGCCCACCACCAAAGTGTCCAGagccctgcccacctcagcagTGCCAGCAGAAATGTCCTCCGGTGccaccttccccaccctgccagcCAAAGTGTCTACCCAAGAGCAAGTAACAGCTTCAGGATTCATCAGGATCATGAAAGGATAAGGATATTTGGCTCAACTCATTCCACAGCTCCACCTGCATCTTCTCATCAAAGCCATCCAGGGATACACGGGAGCTTCTTTCCCCTTATCCAGTGATCTGCCCATGATGTGCCCTGACAAAAGCTTCCCTTTATGATGCTGCCATATTGCCACTGTCCAGGTGGAGACTTAGAAAGGAAGTCCTCAGCAGTGCCCGTTCCCAGAGCTCTGAAAGAAAGACCAGCAGCTCTGTCCCTGGGAACCATCAGAGAATTCTGTTGATGTTTCCTGTGTCTGTCATGAGCCTGGGCATGAGCTTCTACCACCTGTGCAGTTGTCACTTTCCTTTCACTCCCTGAATAAAGTATCTATGCATAATATTTGTGAATGgatctttgtttattttcaaatgtgcTTTATTAGCAATATCATGTAATCATTTGGATTTATTTCAATCTTTCTTTGATTCACAGCAGGATCTCACAATTTGGGTCATACCAAAGATTATTCCTATATCACTTTAAAccccttttattttccttaattagCATTTGATTGATTTGAGGATGATATTATTCAACTTCTCTGAATGTCAGTCTCTTTACTGCAAAGTCAGCAAACTAACATTTACATCACAAACTAGTCTAAGGCATAAAATTTGATTACTATCTGATATTTGGTTGGCACAATACCTGACACGTAATTAGTTGTCATTTGGTAGAGttttatttgcagcaacatatcATCACTGttttcaccatcaccatcatcatcgtcatcatcatcactcCCCACTACAAGCACTACCGTATTTGTTCCAGCAAGAGAGTGGCTTGGGTGTAACTAACATAGGAAATAAGAAGACTAATGTTACTTGTATTGATTCACAATACTTGTACACATTTACTGCAtacatgtgatttttttacatgaatagaatgtgtaatgatcaagtcagaaTATCAGGAAATATCGGGCATTCATCACCTGGAGCATTTATCATTGCTCTTTATTGGGAACATTTtaattctagctattttgaagcatacaatacattgttgtatTCTGTAGTCACTTTCCTCTGCTATCAAATATTAAAACTTACTCATTTTATGTATCTATATGGTTTTACTCATTAACCAGTATTTCTTCATTCTCCATCCCCCTAAACACCTTTCCTTgcctctggtatctatcattctactaTTCATCTTTATAGATCAACGTTTGTAGCTCctgcatatgagtgagaacatgcaatatttgtgtttctctgcttgatttattttacttaacataatgacctccagttccatccgtgttgctgcCAATGAcaggaattcattctttttattataatggaatagtatttcattgtgtgtatatacatattttctttgttcattcattcattaatggacacttaggttataCATCTTTTCTATTgcaaatagtactgcaataaccATGGGGGTTCAGGCATCCTTTTcacatactgatttcttttcctttggatggATACACAGCAGctggattgctggattgaatggtagttctgtttttagttttttgagaaatcttcttactgttttccatagcaactgtactaatttgcattcccaccaagagtatacaaggcttcttttttctttgcaccCTCTCCAGCgtagttttttttaacttttgttttaagttcaggggtacatgtgtaggtttgttatataggcaagCTCATGTCACGTATAGGCAATatggttatttttcctgatcctctccttctcCATACCCTGTGGTAGGTGCCAGTGTCTGCTGCTTTGAGGTGT
This region of Macaca fascicularis isolate 582-1 chromosome 1, T2T-MFA8v1.1 genomic DNA includes:
- the LOC135968629 gene encoding small proline-rich protein 2E-like — protein: MSYQQQQCKQPCQPPPVCPMPKCPEPCPPPKCPEPCPPPKCPEPCPPQQCQQKCPPVPPSPPCQPKCLPKSK